One Coffea arabica cultivar ET-39 chromosome 5e, Coffea Arabica ET-39 HiFi, whole genome shotgun sequence DNA segment encodes these proteins:
- the LOC113688169 gene encoding autophagy-related protein 8C-like, with protein MAKSSFKLEHPLERRQAEASRIREKYPDRIPVIVERAEKTDIPDIDKKKYLVPADLTVGQFVYVVRKRIKLSPEKAIFIFVKNVLPPTAAMMSAIYEENKDEDGFLYMTYSGENTFGCF; from the exons ATGGCTAAGAGCTCTTTCAAGTTGGAACATCCTCTGG AAAGGAGGCAAGCAGAAGCTTCACGCATCAGGGAGAAGTATCCTGATAGAATTCCA GTGATTGTGGAAAGGGCTGAGAAGACAGATATTCCTGATATCGACAAAAAGAA ATACCTTGTTCCCGCTGATCTCACTGTCGGTCAGTTTGTCTACGTGGTCCGGAAGAGGATCAAGCTCAGTCCTGAGAAGGCAATCTTCATATTTGTGAAGAACGTTTTACCACCCACAG CTGCTATGATGTCTGCAATTTATGAGGAAAACAAAGACGAAGATGGTTTCCTTTACATGACCTACAGTGGGGAGAACACGTTTGGTTGCTTTTAA
- the LOC113688168 gene encoding protein STRICTOSIDINE SYNTHASE-LIKE 12: protein MLSCFLLLFFFCFPCSLQAHASHSFKKLILPSIGSEACAFDPHGGGPYTSLSDGRIVKYQGSRIGFTDFATTVANRSKKLCDGIVPGDNVELAAKCGRPIGLEFDQKTGDLYVIDAFHGPMVVGPKGGNATPLTSMDGVPVDVPDAIDVDPVTGTVFYTDIGPGILKIKNMTAFLLSGDTNGRLLKYDPKTRQRTVLLTGLSGPNGVAVSKDGSFVLISEYVAGRIRKFWVKGPKANTSEVLVNLPGSPDNIKRTSSGDFWVPVNIENLLPRKTTFPLAQKFNSYGQILETVNFYAEYNNIYITEVHQHLGSLYVASVYANFVGVFRGVRC, encoded by the exons ATGCTTTCCTGTTTTCTTCTTCTGTTTTTCTTCTGCTTCCCTTGCTCTCTTCAAGCTCATGCATCCCATTCCTTTAAGAAGCTCATCCTTCCTTCAATTGGTTCTGAAGCTTGTGCTTTCGACCCACATGGTGGAGGCCCCTATACCAGTCTAAGTGATGGTAGAATCGTAAAATACCAAGGTTCAAGAATTGGATTTACAGATTTTGCCACCACAGTTGCAAATAG GTCCAAGAAATTGTGCGATGGCATAGTTCCAGGTGACAATGTTGAATTGGCAGCTAAATGTGGTAGGCCTATAGGTCTGGAATTCGACCAGAAGACAGGGGACTTGTACGTTATTGATGCATTTCATGGTCCCATGGTTGTTGGACCAAAGGGTGGGAATGCAACTCCACTTACAAGCATGGATGGAGTCCCTGTTGATGTTCCTGATGCAATTGATGTTGATCCAGTCACCGGAACAGTTTTTTACACAGATATTGGCCCCGGAATCCTTAAAATCAA GAATATGACAGCATTCCTTCTCAGTGGAGACACAAATGGAAGACTACTAAAATATGATCCAAAAACGAGGCAAAGAACAGTTCTGCTAACAGGGCTTTCAGGGCCAAATGGGGTGGCAGTTAGTAAAGATGGCTCATTCGTACTTATCTCAGAGTATGTTGCTGGAAGAATTCGAAAATTTTGGGTTAAGGGTCCCAAGGCTAATACCTCAGAAGTATTGGTGAATCTACCAGGAAGTCCAGATAATATTAAGAGGACTAGTTCTGGTGATTTTTGGGTACCAGTAAACATAGAAAACTTGTTGCCTAGGAAGACCACTTTTCCTCTGGCACAGAAGTTTAATTCTTATGGTCAAATTTTGGAGACAGTAAACTTTTATGCAGAGTACAACAATATATACATTACTGAAGTCCATCAACATCTCGGTTCTTTATATGTAGCATCTGTATATGCAAATTTTGTAGGTGTTTTCAGGGGAGTGAGGTGTTGA
- the LOC140003867 gene encoding probable beta-1,3-galactosyltransferase 2 isoform X1: MSFKSRGGEQQPSRSVISQKWTIFLCIGSFCVGMFFTNRMWAVPESKGITRSAGVEGESLNLVSEGCNPKFLQQKYVKRDSKDILGEPSKSQQAIQTLDKTISNLEMKLAAAKAAQESILSGSPISEDMEKTGSSGRRKYFMVVGINTAFSSRKRRDSVRATWMPQGEKRRKMEEEKGVIIRFVIGHSATLGGILDRAIEAENKKHGDFMRLDHVEGYLELSAKTKSYFATAVTMWDAEYYVKVDDDVHVNIATLGDTLARHRKKPRIYIGCMKSGPVLAQKGVRYHEPEYWKFGEAGNKYFRHATGQLYAISKDLATYISVNQHVLHKYANEDVSLGSWFIGLDVLHIDDRRLCCGTPPDCEWKAQAGNICVASFDWTCSGICRSVDRIKEVHRRCGEGENAIWTAAF, encoded by the exons ATGTCTTTCAAGAGCAGAGGAGGAGAGCAGCAACCATCGAGAAGCGTCATATCTCAAAAATGGACTATTTTTCTCTGTATTGGTAGTTTCTGTGTTGGAATGTTTTTCACTAATAG AATGTGGGCGGTGCCTGAATCAAAGGGTATCACAAGAAGTGCAGGAGTAGAAGGAGAGAGCCTAAACTTAGTTTCAGAGGGTTGTAATCCTAAATTT TTGCAGCAGAAGTATGTAAAAAGGGATTCTAAGGACATTTTGGGAGAACCCTCTAAAAGTCAGCAAGCCATACA GACATTGGACAAGACAATTTCAAATTTGGAGATGAAGTTAGCTGCTGCTAAGGCAGCTCAAGAGTCGATTCTCAGCGGATCTCCAATATCTGAAGACATGGAGAAGACTGGATCGTCTGGCAGAAGAAAATATTTTATGGTTGTGGGAATAAATACTGCATTTAGCAGCCGAAAAAGAAGGGACTCTGTTCGTGCAACATGGATGCCCCAAG gtgaaaaaagaaggaaaatggaaGAAGAGAAAGGAGTCATCATTCGCTTTGTTATTGGTCACAG TGCCACGTTAGGAGGAATACTGGACAGAGCTATTGAAGCTGAGAACAAGAAGCATGGAGATTTCATGAGGCTG GATCATGTTGAGGGATACCTTGAATTATCTGCAAAGACAAAGTCTTACTTTGCTACTGCTGTTACTATGTGGGATGCAGAGTACTATGTCAAAGTTGACGATGATGTGCATGTAAATATAG CAACACTTGGTGATACTTTAGCAAGGCATAGGAAGAAACCAAGGATATATATTGGTTGCATGAAATCTGGACCAGTGCTTGCTCAGAA GGGAGTAAGATATCATGAACCAGAATATTGGAAATTTGGGGAGGCAGGAAACAAGTACTTCCGTCATGCTACAGGACAATTATATGCCATTTCAAAAGATTTGGCTACTTATATTTCTGTCAACCA GCATGTACTGCACAAGTATGCTAATGAAGATGTGTCTTTGGGATCTTGGTTTATTGGGCTTGATGTGCTGCATATTGATGATCGCAGATTATGCTGTGGAACTCCGCCTG ATTGTGAATGGAAGGCACAAGCTGGCAATATCTGTGTAGCTTCATTTGACTGGACCTGCAGTGGCATCTGCCGGTCTGTAGATCGGATCAAGGAGGTTCATCGGCGCTGTGGGGAAGGTGAAAATGCTATTTGGACTGCTGCTTTTTAA
- the LOC140003867 gene encoding probable beta-1,3-galactosyltransferase 2 isoform X2, whose product MSFKSRGGEQQPSRSVISQKWTIFLCIGSFCVGMFFTNRMWAVPESKGITRSAGVEGESLNLVSEGCNPKFQKYVKRDSKDILGEPSKSQQAIQTLDKTISNLEMKLAAAKAAQESILSGSPISEDMEKTGSSGRRKYFMVVGINTAFSSRKRRDSVRATWMPQGEKRRKMEEEKGVIIRFVIGHSATLGGILDRAIEAENKKHGDFMRLDHVEGYLELSAKTKSYFATAVTMWDAEYYVKVDDDVHVNIATLGDTLARHRKKPRIYIGCMKSGPVLAQKGVRYHEPEYWKFGEAGNKYFRHATGQLYAISKDLATYISVNQHVLHKYANEDVSLGSWFIGLDVLHIDDRRLCCGTPPDCEWKAQAGNICVASFDWTCSGICRSVDRIKEVHRRCGEGENAIWTAAF is encoded by the exons ATGTCTTTCAAGAGCAGAGGAGGAGAGCAGCAACCATCGAGAAGCGTCATATCTCAAAAATGGACTATTTTTCTCTGTATTGGTAGTTTCTGTGTTGGAATGTTTTTCACTAATAG AATGTGGGCGGTGCCTGAATCAAAGGGTATCACAAGAAGTGCAGGAGTAGAAGGAGAGAGCCTAAACTTAGTTTCAGAGGGTTGTAATCCTAAATTT CAGAAGTATGTAAAAAGGGATTCTAAGGACATTTTGGGAGAACCCTCTAAAAGTCAGCAAGCCATACA GACATTGGACAAGACAATTTCAAATTTGGAGATGAAGTTAGCTGCTGCTAAGGCAGCTCAAGAGTCGATTCTCAGCGGATCTCCAATATCTGAAGACATGGAGAAGACTGGATCGTCTGGCAGAAGAAAATATTTTATGGTTGTGGGAATAAATACTGCATTTAGCAGCCGAAAAAGAAGGGACTCTGTTCGTGCAACATGGATGCCCCAAG gtgaaaaaagaaggaaaatggaaGAAGAGAAAGGAGTCATCATTCGCTTTGTTATTGGTCACAG TGCCACGTTAGGAGGAATACTGGACAGAGCTATTGAAGCTGAGAACAAGAAGCATGGAGATTTCATGAGGCTG GATCATGTTGAGGGATACCTTGAATTATCTGCAAAGACAAAGTCTTACTTTGCTACTGCTGTTACTATGTGGGATGCAGAGTACTATGTCAAAGTTGACGATGATGTGCATGTAAATATAG CAACACTTGGTGATACTTTAGCAAGGCATAGGAAGAAACCAAGGATATATATTGGTTGCATGAAATCTGGACCAGTGCTTGCTCAGAA GGGAGTAAGATATCATGAACCAGAATATTGGAAATTTGGGGAGGCAGGAAACAAGTACTTCCGTCATGCTACAGGACAATTATATGCCATTTCAAAAGATTTGGCTACTTATATTTCTGTCAACCA GCATGTACTGCACAAGTATGCTAATGAAGATGTGTCTTTGGGATCTTGGTTTATTGGGCTTGATGTGCTGCATATTGATGATCGCAGATTATGCTGTGGAACTCCGCCTG ATTGTGAATGGAAGGCACAAGCTGGCAATATCTGTGTAGCTTCATTTGACTGGACCTGCAGTGGCATCTGCCGGTCTGTAGATCGGATCAAGGAGGTTCATCGGCGCTGTGGGGAAGGTGAAAATGCTATTTGGACTGCTGCTTTTTAA
- the LOC140003867 gene encoding probable beta-1,3-galactosyltransferase 2 isoform X3: MSFKSRGGEQQPSRSVISQKWTIFLCIGSFCVGMFFTNRMWAVPESKGITRSAGVEGESLNLVSEGCNPKFKYVKRDSKDILGEPSKSQQAIQTLDKTISNLEMKLAAAKAAQESILSGSPISEDMEKTGSSGRRKYFMVVGINTAFSSRKRRDSVRATWMPQGEKRRKMEEEKGVIIRFVIGHSATLGGILDRAIEAENKKHGDFMRLDHVEGYLELSAKTKSYFATAVTMWDAEYYVKVDDDVHVNIATLGDTLARHRKKPRIYIGCMKSGPVLAQKGVRYHEPEYWKFGEAGNKYFRHATGQLYAISKDLATYISVNQHVLHKYANEDVSLGSWFIGLDVLHIDDRRLCCGTPPDCEWKAQAGNICVASFDWTCSGICRSVDRIKEVHRRCGEGENAIWTAAF; the protein is encoded by the exons ATGTCTTTCAAGAGCAGAGGAGGAGAGCAGCAACCATCGAGAAGCGTCATATCTCAAAAATGGACTATTTTTCTCTGTATTGGTAGTTTCTGTGTTGGAATGTTTTTCACTAATAG AATGTGGGCGGTGCCTGAATCAAAGGGTATCACAAGAAGTGCAGGAGTAGAAGGAGAGAGCCTAAACTTAGTTTCAGAGGGTTGTAATCCTAAATTT AAGTATGTAAAAAGGGATTCTAAGGACATTTTGGGAGAACCCTCTAAAAGTCAGCAAGCCATACA GACATTGGACAAGACAATTTCAAATTTGGAGATGAAGTTAGCTGCTGCTAAGGCAGCTCAAGAGTCGATTCTCAGCGGATCTCCAATATCTGAAGACATGGAGAAGACTGGATCGTCTGGCAGAAGAAAATATTTTATGGTTGTGGGAATAAATACTGCATTTAGCAGCCGAAAAAGAAGGGACTCTGTTCGTGCAACATGGATGCCCCAAG gtgaaaaaagaaggaaaatggaaGAAGAGAAAGGAGTCATCATTCGCTTTGTTATTGGTCACAG TGCCACGTTAGGAGGAATACTGGACAGAGCTATTGAAGCTGAGAACAAGAAGCATGGAGATTTCATGAGGCTG GATCATGTTGAGGGATACCTTGAATTATCTGCAAAGACAAAGTCTTACTTTGCTACTGCTGTTACTATGTGGGATGCAGAGTACTATGTCAAAGTTGACGATGATGTGCATGTAAATATAG CAACACTTGGTGATACTTTAGCAAGGCATAGGAAGAAACCAAGGATATATATTGGTTGCATGAAATCTGGACCAGTGCTTGCTCAGAA GGGAGTAAGATATCATGAACCAGAATATTGGAAATTTGGGGAGGCAGGAAACAAGTACTTCCGTCATGCTACAGGACAATTATATGCCATTTCAAAAGATTTGGCTACTTATATTTCTGTCAACCA GCATGTACTGCACAAGTATGCTAATGAAGATGTGTCTTTGGGATCTTGGTTTATTGGGCTTGATGTGCTGCATATTGATGATCGCAGATTATGCTGTGGAACTCCGCCTG ATTGTGAATGGAAGGCACAAGCTGGCAATATCTGTGTAGCTTCATTTGACTGGACCTGCAGTGGCATCTGCCGGTCTGTAGATCGGATCAAGGAGGTTCATCGGCGCTGTGGGGAAGGTGAAAATGCTATTTGGACTGCTGCTTTTTAA